From Motacilla alba alba isolate MOTALB_02 chromosome 4A, Motacilla_alba_V1.0_pri, whole genome shotgun sequence, one genomic window encodes:
- the UTP14A gene encoding U3 small nucleolar RNA-associated protein 14 homolog A isoform X5 — MAERDPAAAAAGSGSESDEGEDGERRHRQLLEAISALSGRKRRKLAERSEASGQVSEFNVTCKGAGEKLVLSELLQPVHPKSTLGSVRKELARVKRKAAVELPLSKEEAKRVVREAAYVSTSKDVGKWQQVVLQNRRAEQLVFPLRQDIATVTPLERVTSAWKARTPLEQEIFGLLHKTQQPVTDPLLTPEEMASVQAMSLEEARRRRAELQKARAVQSYYEAKARRAKRIKSKKYHRVLKKSRRRQALKEFEQLHKSDPAAALARLEELEQLRMQERMSLKHQNKGKWARSRAIMAKYDLEARKAMQEQLARNKELMQKVRVEPPEEELCEVPEEDTTALPMPSGANPWMLGKPSGLAPEPEAQEGPRDDPVPGAVENKDEMEEEEEELSEEEALLQDFEQKRRERTGSPERHGRDHGAGETETGAVELGDSPAPPVYAEELGDSPAPPVCAEELGDSPAPPVCAEELVSAGPEPPPQAQEQLLLSEQLRRVQTMEEVESLAKEELVEEQEKLVALRAGKRAQQQEEGRAGDRHTKKAPAKRKMISLEAVLDGKPQEMDCPSLPVVLEEEEGGIEQRGMITEAFAGDDVVADFRREKRKAEEAGKPQVVNLVLPGWGEWGGTGLKPSARKVKRFLIKPPPAPPRKDQHMPHVIMSEKRNIHAAAHQVSELPFPFERHQQFEQSMRTPVGATWNTQRAFQKLTAPRVITRTGHIIQPISAEDVPDTAPGSGARLGGEAMPARKAVPGKKAVSRGKAVPGKKAVSRGKAVPGKKAVSMGKAVPGDKAVSRGKVVPGKKAVPGEKAVSRGKAVPGEKAVSRGKAVPGEKAQPQHCRAR, encoded by the exons ATGGCGGAGCGGGacccggcggcggcggcggcggggagcggcagCGAGAGCGACGAGGGG GAGGATGGCGAGCGGCGGCACCGGCAGCTCCTGGAGGCCATCAGCGCCCTGTCCGGGCGGAAGCG GCGGAAGCTGGCGGAGCGCTCGGAGGCGAGCGGGCAGGTGTCTGAGTTCAATGTCACCTGCAAAG GTGCCGGGGAGAAGCTGGTTCTGtcggagctgctgcagcccgtTCATCCCAAATCCACGCTGGGCAGCGTGAGGAAGGAGCTGGCCAGAGTGAAGCGGAAGGCGGCAGTGGAGCTGCCGCTGAGCAAAGAGGAGGCCAAGAGG GTGGTGAGGGAGGCCGCCTACGTGAGCACCTCGAAGGACGTGGGGAAGTGGCAGCAGGTGGTGCTGCAGAACCGGCGCGCCGAGCAGCTGGTGTTCCCCCTGCGGCAGGACATCGCCACCGTCACCCCTCTGGAGAGGGTCACCTCGGCCTGGAAG GCTCGAACTCCACTGGAGCAGGAGATCTTTGGATTGCTCCACAAGACACAGCAGCCTGTCACAGACCCACTGCTGACACCTGAGGAGATGGCCTCAGTGCAGGCCATGAGCTTGGAGGAG GCCCGGCGCCGgcgggcagagctgcagaaggcCCGGGCAGTGCAGTCCTACTATGAGGCCAAGGCTCGGCGAGCAAAGCGGATCAAGAGCAAGAA GTACCACCGCGTGCTCAAGAAGAGCCGGAGGCGCCAGGCCCTGAAGGAGTTCGAGCAGCTGCACAAATCGGACCCTGCGGCCGCCTTGGCAcggctggaggagctggagcagctcaggatgcAG GAGCGGATGAGCCTTAAGCACCAGAACAAGGGAAAATGGGCCCGATCCAGGGCCATTATGGCTAAGTATGACCTCGAG GCCCGCAAGGccatgcaggagcagctggccaGGAACAAGGAGCTGATGCAGAAGGTGCGAGTGGAGCCGCCCgaggaggagctgtgtgagGTGCCCGAGGAGGACACCACGGCCTTGCCCATGCCAAGCGGGGCCAATCCCTGGATGCTGGGCAAGCCCAGTGGCCTGGCCCCAGAGCCTGAGGCACAGGAGGGTCCAAGAGATGACCCAGTGCCTGGTGCTGTGGAGAACAAGGAcgagatggaggaggaggaagaggagctgtcAGAAGAAGAAGCTCTGCTGCAAGACTTCGAGCAGAAGCGACGGGAGCGGACAGGGAGCCCCGAGAGGCACGGCAGAGACCATG GTGCTGGTGAGACTGAGACTGgtgctgtggagctgggggacagcccagccccCCCAGTCtatgctgaggagctgggggacaGCCCGGCCCCCCCAgtctgtgctgaggagctgggggacaGCCCGGCCCCCCCAgtctgtgctgaggagctggtgAGCGCAGGGCCAGAGCCTCCCCCTcaggcccaggagcagctcctgctctcgGAGCAGCTGCGCCGCGTGCAGACCATGGAGGAAGTGGAGAGTCTGGCTAAGGAGGAGCTtgtggaagagcaggagaagctggtagccctgagagcagggaagcgagcacagcagcaggaggaaggcagagctggggacagacaTACCAAGAAAGCGCCAGCCAAGAGGAAGATGATCAGCTtggaggctgtgctggatgGGAAGCCCCAGGAGATGGACTGCCCCAGCCTGCCTGTAGtcctggaggaggag GAGGGTGGCATCGAGCAGCGCGGGATGATCACAGAGGCCTTTGCTGGGGACGATGTGGTCGCTGACTTCCGCCGGGAGAAGCGCAAGGCAGAGGAGGCGGGGAAGCCGCAGGTGGTGAAcctggtgctgccaggctggggcgAGTGGGGCGGCACGGGCCTGAAACCCAGCGCCAGGAAGGTCAAGAG GTTCCTGATCAAGCCGCCGCCGGCGCCTCCGCGGAAGGACCAGCACATGCCCCACGTCATCATGAGCGAGAAGCGCAACATCCACGCGGCAGCGCATCAG GTCAGCGAGCTGCCCTTCCCCTTTGAGCGGCACCAGCAGTTTGAGCAGAGCATGCGGACGCCTGTGGGCGCCACGTGGAACACTCAGCGTGCCTTCCAGAAGCTGACAGCCCCTCGAGTCATCACCCGCACCGGCCACATCATCCAGCCCATCTCAGCCGAGGATGTCCCCGACACGGCCCCCGGCAGCGGGGCCAGGCTTGGGGGAGAGGCCATGCCCGCGAGGaaggctgtgcctgggaagaaGGCTGTGTCCAGGGGGaaggctgtgcctgggaagaaGGCTGTGTCCAGAGGGAAGGCTGTACCTGGGAAGAAGGCTGTGTCCATGGGgaaggctgtgcctggggacaaGGCTGTGTCCAGGGGGAAGGTTGTACCTGGGAAgaaggctgtgcctggggagaaGGCTGTGTCCAGAGGgaaggctgtgcctggggagaaGGCTGTGTCCAGAGGgaaggctgtgcctggggagaaggcacagccccagcactgcagagcgCGGTAG